The following proteins come from a genomic window of Kitasatospora sp. NBC_01246:
- a CDS encoding MFS transporter: protein MLRTPGAWTFLAPAFAARLPYAMLSLGIVLLVLDTHGSYGTAGSVAAVSAVAQAFIGPQTGRLADRYGQAAVLVPTVIVHAVSVGALIALALGHAPVWTLFLAAAPAGASVPQVGAMVRSRWVAKLSAEGAAGGRSASALSAAKLNTAFAFESVTDEFTFVIGPVLAGAIATSVTPAAGLIAEAALTVVGGLAFAAQRRTAPARHPHQPGVRRVSALSSPGVRLLAGAFLGVGTVFGAMQVSVTAFTESVGQPGANGTVYGIFAGGSMLAGVLYGMVAWRRAARHRMLASYALLVVGCSTLWAMPNLVALSVAGLVCGLAIAPTLITGYTLVETLVADGAKTEAFTWLTGAIGLGLAAGSTVAGRLIDGHGPSAGFLVPMAGAGLGLVALVALRHLLIAPGAASTVVAGANERGSAPQLVGAAKG, encoded by the coding sequence CTGCTGCGCACCCCCGGGGCCTGGACGTTCCTGGCCCCCGCCTTCGCCGCGCGGCTCCCGTACGCGATGCTCAGCCTGGGCATCGTCCTGCTGGTGCTGGACACCCACGGCTCCTACGGCACGGCCGGCAGCGTCGCGGCGGTCTCCGCCGTCGCCCAGGCCTTCATCGGCCCGCAGACCGGCCGGCTGGCCGACCGCTACGGCCAAGCCGCCGTGCTCGTCCCGACCGTGATCGTGCACGCGGTCTCGGTCGGCGCGCTGATCGCGCTGGCCCTGGGCCACGCCCCGGTCTGGACCCTCTTCCTCGCCGCCGCCCCGGCCGGCGCCAGCGTGCCGCAGGTCGGCGCGATGGTCCGGTCCCGCTGGGTCGCCAAGCTCTCCGCCGAGGGTGCGGCCGGCGGACGCTCGGCGTCCGCGCTGTCGGCCGCCAAGCTCAACACCGCCTTCGCCTTCGAGTCCGTGACGGACGAGTTCACCTTCGTGATCGGCCCGGTGCTCGCCGGCGCCATCGCCACCTCGGTCACGCCCGCCGCCGGGCTGATCGCCGAGGCCGCGCTGACCGTGGTCGGCGGACTGGCCTTCGCCGCCCAGCGGCGCACCGCGCCGGCCCGGCACCCGCACCAGCCCGGCGTCCGCCGGGTCTCCGCGCTCTCCTCCCCCGGCGTCCGGCTGCTGGCCGGCGCGTTCCTGGGCGTCGGCACCGTCTTCGGCGCCATGCAGGTGTCGGTCACCGCGTTCACCGAGTCGGTCGGCCAGCCCGGCGCCAACGGCACCGTGTACGGGATCTTCGCCGGCGGCTCGATGCTGGCCGGCGTGCTGTACGGCATGGTCGCCTGGCGCCGGGCCGCCCGGCACCGGATGCTGGCCAGCTACGCGCTGCTGGTCGTGGGCTGCTCGACGCTCTGGGCGATGCCCAACCTGGTCGCGCTGTCCGTTGCCGGGCTGGTCTGCGGCCTGGCCATCGCACCGACGCTGATCACCGGGTACACCCTGGTCGAGACGCTGGTCGCGGACGGCGCCAAGACCGAGGCCTTCACCTGGCTGACCGGTGCCATCGGGCTGGGCCTGGCGGCCGGGTCCACGGTCGCCGGACGGCTGATCGACGGACACGGGCCGTCGGCCGGGTTCCTGGTGCCGATGGCCGGTGCCGGGCTCGGCCTGGTCGCGCTGGTCGCGCTGCGGCACCTGCTGATCGCGCCGGGCGCGGCGAGCACGGTGGTCGCGGGCGCGAACGAGCGGGGCTCGGCTCCGCAGCTGGTCGGGGCGGCGAAGGGCTGA
- a CDS encoding glycosyltransferase family 39 protein: MTSAGRRHPALRVLGQVWLWPALAMLCVGAYRLGTPELWRDEVATWTVATRSLGDLLGLLQHIDASNGAYYLLMHGWTSVFGDSAIALRLPSVLAMAGAAAFVALTAQRLFGGRVAAIGGGLLFSVVPLISRYAQEARSYALVTCAVAAATWFLLRALERPSLRRWAPYCAAMAAAGAGHLISFATLAGQLAVVALHLWRTRPATERRVLWQYPLAVLVAALPVLPVVLLGSRQSGRQLGWIGKPTFYQLRHFGEPLFGSPGVFHVFALLALLALVLPGRRLPALQLLLLAVLPVLGVWLVSRGSTSYFVDRYLLFTVPAWAALAGGGVQAVYTTVAAAARRSRTPGQVRAAGALLAVGLIAVPALVALPKQSSVRSAGSHSFSREPYRAAAELIGAGYRPGDGLAAPLGDQGWAMVGPGVSYYLPSDVRPFPVFVERSALQAEDLFPTTCPQVDACLGQGQRTWLLVLGDTAEPLTAMPAEQARALRARYGPPDRVTPLGGVTLALLDSTTG, from the coding sequence ATGACATCAGCCGGCAGACGGCACCCGGCCCTCCGCGTACTGGGCCAGGTGTGGCTCTGGCCGGCACTGGCGATGCTCTGCGTCGGCGCCTACCGGCTCGGGACGCCCGAGCTGTGGCGGGACGAGGTGGCGACCTGGACGGTGGCGACCCGCTCGCTCGGTGATCTGCTCGGACTGCTCCAGCACATCGACGCCAGCAACGGCGCGTACTACCTCCTGATGCACGGCTGGACGTCGGTGTTCGGCGACTCCGCGATCGCGCTGCGGCTGCCCTCCGTGCTGGCGATGGCCGGCGCCGCCGCGTTCGTGGCGCTGACCGCCCAGCGGTTGTTCGGCGGCCGGGTGGCGGCGATCGGCGGCGGGCTGCTGTTCTCCGTGGTGCCGCTGATCTCGCGGTACGCGCAGGAGGCCCGCTCGTACGCCCTGGTGACCTGTGCGGTCGCCGCTGCCACCTGGTTCCTGCTGCGCGCGCTGGAGCGCCCGTCGCTGCGGCGGTGGGCGCCGTACTGCGCGGCGATGGCGGCGGCCGGCGCCGGGCACCTGATCTCCTTCGCGACGCTGGCCGGCCAGCTGGCCGTGGTGGCGCTGCACCTGTGGCGGACCCGCCCGGCCACCGAGCGGCGGGTGCTCTGGCAGTACCCACTCGCCGTGCTGGTCGCGGCCCTGCCGGTGCTGCCGGTGGTGCTGCTGGGCAGCCGGCAGTCCGGGCGCCAGCTGGGCTGGATCGGCAAGCCGACCTTCTACCAGCTGCGGCACTTCGGTGAGCCGCTGTTCGGCTCGCCCGGGGTGTTCCACGTCTTCGCCCTGCTGGCCCTGCTGGCCCTGGTCCTGCCCGGGCGCCGCCTGCCCGCGCTCCAGCTGCTGCTGCTCGCGGTGCTGCCGGTGCTCGGCGTCTGGCTGGTGTCGCGCGGCAGCACCTCGTACTTCGTCGACCGCTACCTGCTCTTCACGGTGCCGGCCTGGGCGGCGCTGGCCGGCGGCGGGGTGCAGGCGGTCTACACGACGGTGGCGGCGGCCGCGCGACGCAGCCGGACGCCGGGGCAGGTCCGGGCCGCGGGCGCGCTGCTGGCCGTCGGGCTGATCGCGGTCCCCGCCCTGGTGGCGCTGCCCAAGCAGTCCTCGGTGCGCTCCGCGGGCTCGCACTCCTTCTCCCGTGAGCCGTACCGGGCGGCCGCCGAGCTGATCGGGGCCGGGTACCGGCCCGGCGACGGGCTGGCGGCTCCGCTCGGCGACCAGGGCTGGGCGATGGTCGGGCCGGGTGTCTCCTACTACCTGCCGAGCGACGTCCGGCCGTTCCCGGTCTTCGTCGAACGCAGCGCCCTCCAGGCCGAGGACCTCTTCCCGACCACCTGCCCCCAGGTGGACGCGTGCCTGGGGCAGGGGCAGCGGACCTGGCTGCTCGTCCTCGGGGACACCGCCGAGCCGCTGACCGCGATGCCCGCGGAGCAGGCGCGGGCCCTCCGGGCCAGGTACGGCCCGCCCGACCGGGTGACGCCGCTCGGCGGGGTGACGCTCGCACTGCTGGACTCCACCACCGGCTGA
- a CDS encoding potassium/proton antiporter yields the protein MNVDHLNRLLLEFSVILLVAVVAVRISTRSGLPSLLIYLGIGVALGQNGLGFAFNNAALTQVIGYAALVVILAEGGLKTSWREVRPVMPAATVLATVGVGISVFVTAAGAHWLVGLDWRTSMLLGAIVSSTDAAAVFSVLRMVPLPHRLTGLLEAESGFNDAPVVILVVAFATTGELDSWYVLIGTIVAELAIGAAVGLTVGKLGAFGIKHVALPSSGLYPIAVLALTVLAYAGGALLHGSGFLAVYISAVILGNAKLPHGPAVRGFADGLAWIGQIGMFVLLGLLCTPETMGSAVVPALVIGTVLVFLARPLSVVITLTPFKLPGREQALLSWAGLRGAVPIVLATIPMVAGTPMAHDVFNIVFILVVVFTLLQGPTLPWVAKWLKISEGSMGQDLGIESAPLEKLHGHLLSVALSPSSRMSGVEIGELRLPAGAAVTLVVREGSSFVPDKATVLRGGDELLVVTTDEVSEAAERRLRAVDKGGKLAGWLYGRR from the coding sequence GTGAATGTCGACCACCTGAACCGGCTGCTCCTCGAATTCTCCGTGATCCTGCTGGTCGCGGTGGTCGCCGTGCGCATCTCGACCCGGTCGGGGCTGCCCAGCCTGCTGATCTACCTCGGCATCGGCGTCGCCCTCGGCCAGAACGGCCTGGGCTTCGCCTTCAACAACGCCGCGCTGACCCAGGTGATCGGCTACGCCGCACTGGTCGTCATCCTGGCCGAGGGCGGTCTCAAGACGAGCTGGCGCGAGGTCAGACCCGTGATGCCGGCCGCCACCGTGCTCGCCACGGTCGGCGTCGGGATCAGCGTCTTCGTGACCGCGGCCGGCGCGCACTGGCTGGTCGGCCTGGACTGGCGGACGTCCATGCTGCTCGGCGCGATCGTCTCCTCGACCGACGCGGCCGCCGTCTTCTCCGTGCTGCGGATGGTCCCGCTGCCGCACCGGCTGACCGGGCTCCTGGAGGCCGAGTCGGGCTTCAACGACGCCCCCGTGGTGATCCTCGTCGTCGCCTTCGCCACCACCGGTGAACTCGACTCCTGGTACGTCCTGATCGGCACGATCGTCGCCGAGCTGGCCATCGGGGCCGCGGTCGGCCTCACGGTCGGCAAGCTGGGCGCGTTCGGGATCAAGCACGTCGCCCTGCCGTCCTCCGGCCTCTACCCGATCGCCGTCCTGGCGCTCACCGTGCTCGCCTACGCCGGCGGCGCGCTGCTGCACGGCTCCGGCTTCCTCGCCGTCTACATCAGCGCGGTCATCCTGGGGAACGCCAAACTGCCGCACGGGCCCGCCGTCCGCGGCTTCGCCGACGGACTGGCCTGGATCGGGCAGATCGGCATGTTCGTGCTGCTCGGCCTGCTCTGCACCCCCGAGACCATGGGCTCGGCCGTGGTGCCCGCGCTGGTGATCGGCACCGTGCTGGTCTTCCTGGCCAGGCCGCTGTCCGTGGTGATCACGCTGACGCCCTTCAAGCTGCCCGGCCGCGAGCAGGCGCTGCTCAGCTGGGCCGGGCTGCGCGGGGCGGTGCCCATCGTGCTGGCGACCATCCCGATGGTGGCCGGCACGCCGATGGCCCACGACGTCTTCAACATCGTCTTCATCCTGGTCGTGGTCTTCACCCTGCTCCAGGGCCCGACCCTGCCCTGGGTCGCCAAGTGGCTGAAGATCTCCGAGGGCTCGATGGGCCAGGACCTCGGCATCGAGTCCGCGCCCCTGGAGAAGCTGCACGGACACCTGCTGTCGGTGGCGCTGTCGCCGAGTTCCAGGATGTCCGGCGTGGAGATCGGCGAGCTGCGGCTGCCGGCCGGCGCGGCGGTGACCCTGGTCGTCCGGGAGGGCAGCAGCTTCGTCCCGGACAAGGCCACCGTGCTGCGCGGCGGCGACGAACTGCTGGTCGTGACCACCGACGAGGTCAGCGAGGCCGCCGAGCGGCGGCTGCGGGCCGTGGACAAGGGCGGCAAGCTCGCGGGGTGGCTGTACGGGCGGCGGTGA
- a CDS encoding YhjD/YihY/BrkB family envelope integrity protein, whose amino-acid sequence MSEHPAGRVTRLKKRSAKLARRARELPEQVPLVGRALGHLLRVNLLDCATRLAAQAFLSALPALFVVAVFTPAAVRENVMRSLRKELGLEGAAQQSVQQMLQSSHDQETTIGVFGALVTLASATALSRAMQRVCERCWELPRAGSRVVAWRWLVWLLVWLVCLMFQTPLRDGFGLGAWLGIPLTFVGGTAIWWWTQHLLLVGRVRWLPLLPGALLCGAVVVGLGIASRIYLPRAMAHSVTQFGPYGVVFTGLSWLIVMFAGLTLAIALGRVVSEEEAVAHWLGTRTEPGVWGGAPLTAEEAGETAGDAGGPDPDGADGPRGG is encoded by the coding sequence GTGAGCGAGCACCCGGCCGGGCGGGTGACCCGGCTGAAGAAGCGGTCGGCGAAGCTGGCCCGGCGCGCTCGCGAGCTGCCCGAGCAGGTGCCGCTGGTGGGCCGGGCGCTCGGCCACCTGCTGCGGGTGAACCTCCTCGACTGCGCGACCCGGCTGGCCGCCCAGGCCTTCCTGAGCGCCCTGCCCGCGCTCTTCGTGGTGGCCGTGTTCACCCCGGCCGCGGTCCGCGAGAACGTGATGCGCTCGCTCCGCAAGGAGCTGGGCCTGGAGGGTGCGGCGCAGCAGTCGGTGCAGCAGATGCTGCAGAGCAGCCATGACCAGGAGACCACGATCGGCGTGTTCGGCGCCCTGGTGACCCTGGCGTCGGCGACGGCGCTGAGCCGGGCGATGCAACGCGTCTGCGAGCGCTGCTGGGAGCTGCCGAGGGCGGGGTCGCGGGTGGTGGCCTGGCGCTGGCTGGTCTGGCTGCTGGTGTGGCTGGTCTGCCTGATGTTCCAGACGCCGCTGCGGGACGGCTTCGGCCTGGGTGCCTGGCTGGGGATTCCGCTGACCTTCGTCGGCGGGACGGCGATCTGGTGGTGGACCCAGCACCTGCTGCTGGTCGGCCGGGTGCGCTGGCTGCCGCTGCTGCCGGGGGCGCTGCTCTGCGGAGCGGTGGTGGTGGGCCTGGGGATCGCCTCCCGGATCTACCTGCCGCGCGCGATGGCGCACAGCGTGACGCAGTTCGGGCCGTACGGGGTGGTCTTCACCGGCCTCTCCTGGCTGATCGTGATGTTCGCCGGACTGACGCTGGCGATCGCGCTGGGCCGGGTGGTGTCGGAGGAGGAGGCGGTCGCGCACTGGTTGGGCACCCGGACCGAGCCCGGCGTCTGGGGCGGCGCCCCGCTCACCGCGGAGGAGGCGGGCGAGACGGCGGGGGACGCGGGCGGACCGGACCCCGACGGCGCGGACGGACCGCGGGGCGGCTGA
- a CDS encoding phosphatase PAP2 family protein, with protein MHLTNSSPLLTPRNRHLLRHVALAAGCTALFAVLATLVQTGWSPLARLDQGWVDDMHRYAQGRRVWVASVQMLTDIGGTITMRTLLGAATLWLWLIGARVLACWAAAQALVGWGFLWILKLCLDRLRPHFPDPVAHAGGPALPSGHAMASVITCAVLVGLVWHRSSRGGRITACSIAALTVLTIGWTRVALAVHWPSDVLGGWLAAGIVLGAVTVAVELCRPGALARDVRRVNWRTRPRVQRVLVSQTAPAPYDPAFDPAFDPAFEEAGERAGDRPDGAVKP; from the coding sequence ATGCACCTGACCAACAGCTCGCCTCTCCTCACCCCGCGTAATCGCCACCTGCTCCGGCACGTGGCGCTCGCGGCGGGCTGTACCGCGCTGTTCGCGGTCCTGGCCACCCTGGTGCAGACCGGCTGGTCCCCCCTCGCCCGCCTGGACCAGGGCTGGGTGGACGACATGCACCGCTACGCCCAGGGCCGAAGAGTGTGGGTCGCCTCGGTGCAGATGCTCACCGACATCGGCGGCACGATCACCATGCGTACGCTGCTCGGCGCCGCCACGCTCTGGCTCTGGCTGATCGGGGCCCGGGTGCTGGCCTGCTGGGCGGCGGCCCAGGCGCTGGTCGGCTGGGGCTTCCTGTGGATCCTGAAGCTCTGCCTCGACCGCCTGCGGCCGCACTTCCCCGACCCGGTCGCCCACGCCGGCGGCCCGGCCCTCCCGTCCGGGCATGCGATGGCCTCCGTGATCACCTGCGCCGTCCTGGTCGGGCTGGTCTGGCACCGGTCCTCACGCGGCGGGCGGATCACCGCCTGTTCGATCGCCGCGCTGACCGTGCTGACGATCGGCTGGACGAGGGTCGCCCTCGCCGTCCACTGGCCGAGCGACGTGCTGGGCGGCTGGCTGGCCGCCGGGATCGTCCTGGGCGCGGTCACCGTGGCCGTCGAGCTCTGCCGGCCCGGCGCGCTGGCCCGGGACGTCCGGCGGGTCAACTGGCGGACCAGGCCGAGGGTCCAGCGCGTCCTCGTTTCCCAGACCGCCCCCGCGCCCTACGACCCGGCCTTCGACCCGGCTTTTGATCCGGCCTTCGAGGAGGCCGGCGAGCGGGCCGGCGACCGACCGGACGGCGCGGTCAAGCCCTAG
- a CDS encoding carbon-nitrogen hydrolase family protein, with protein sequence MPLPSTPDRPAPAPDFPDRPLRIAAAQAQAVAGDLPANVATVADLIREAASDGVRLVLFAEKFLSGYEPELIRTDPLKYSVQPGDPRLAPIVDACRETGTAAVVGAAVRDADGELRISALVFGPDGALTTRYDKQYLFKAERDTYRPGTTGCTLQLDGWRLGLGICYDSGFPEHARAAALDGCHAYLVGALFSVGHGHHESRTWFPARALDNTLYMVLANHIGTTGGWNTCGASAVWSPDGRLLAEAGPDRRELVVADLDPEVLRTTREAESLLADLASQPRTTPRDRHTLGLG encoded by the coding sequence ATGCCGCTTCCCTCGACGCCCGACCGACCCGCTCCCGCCCCCGACTTCCCCGACCGGCCGCTGCGGATCGCCGCCGCGCAGGCCCAGGCGGTGGCGGGCGACCTCCCCGCCAACGTCGCGACCGTCGCCGACCTGATCCGCGAGGCCGCCTCGGACGGCGTCCGCCTGGTGCTCTTCGCCGAGAAGTTCCTGTCCGGCTACGAGCCCGAGCTGATCCGGACCGACCCCCTCAAGTACAGCGTCCAGCCCGGCGATCCCCGGCTCGCGCCGATCGTCGACGCCTGCCGGGAGACCGGCACGGCCGCCGTGGTCGGCGCGGCCGTCCGGGACGCCGACGGCGAACTGCGCATCTCCGCCCTGGTCTTCGGCCCCGACGGTGCGCTCACCACCCGGTACGACAAGCAGTACCTCTTCAAGGCCGAACGGGACACCTACCGCCCCGGGACGACGGGCTGCACCCTCCAACTCGACGGCTGGCGGCTCGGCTTGGGCATCTGCTACGACTCCGGCTTCCCTGAGCACGCCCGCGCGGCCGCCCTCGACGGCTGCCACGCCTACCTGGTCGGCGCGCTGTTCAGCGTGGGCCACGGCCACCACGAGTCCCGGACCTGGTTCCCGGCCCGCGCGCTCGACAACACCCTCTACATGGTGCTGGCCAACCACATCGGCACCACCGGCGGCTGGAACACCTGCGGCGCCAGCGCCGTCTGGTCCCCCGACGGCCGCCTCCTCGCCGAGGCCGGCCCGGACCGCCGCGAGCTGGTCGTCGCCGACCTCGACCCGGAGGTCCTGCGCACCACCCGGGAGGCCGAGAGCCTCCTCGCCGACCTCGCCTCCCAGCCCCGCACCACCCCGCGCGACCGGCACACCCTCGGCCTCGGCTGA
- a CDS encoding FmdB family zinc ribbon protein — protein sequence MPTYQYQCTECGNGLEAVQKFTDEALTTCPDCQGRLRKVFSAVGVVFKGSGFYRTDSRSSSSSSVGTGSSSNSTSSDSSSSGSSSAASTSSSSSSGGSTAAASSAPAAKPAG from the coding sequence GTGCCCACGTACCAGTACCAGTGCACCGAGTGCGGCAACGGCCTGGAGGCGGTGCAGAAGTTCACCGACGAGGCGCTGACCACGTGCCCCGACTGCCAGGGACGGCTCCGCAAGGTCTTCTCGGCCGTGGGTGTGGTCTTCAAGGGCTCCGGCTTCTACCGGACCGACAGCCGATCCTCGTCCAGCAGCTCGGTGGGCACCGGCTCGTCGTCGAACTCGACCTCGTCGGATTCGTCCTCGTCCGGCTCGTCGTCGGCTGCTTCGACCTCGTCCTCGTCGTCCTCGGGCGGCTCGACCGCTGCCGCGAGCTCGGCTCCGGCGGCGAAGCCGGCCGGCTGA
- a CDS encoding sigma-70 family RNA polymerase sigma factor, whose protein sequence is MATRAVVRDRADRTRAARPTNLEADRDLVGMYLDEIARTPLLDAAEEVELSLRIEAGVYAQHLLEEAELPKGVKREELEAIAEDAERAKDVFIRSNLRLVVAVARRYPRSGLPLLDLIQEGNAGLVRAVEKFDYAKGFKFSTYATWWIRQAITRSIADQSRTIRLPVHLVEELGRIRRVQREKSKELGREPEPAEIAAELDTTEARIKDVLDWARDPVSLNMSVDDEGETQFGDLVEDTGATSPEDAVMVMLRREELDGLIGRLDDRTASIIRSRYGMEDGRERTLTEVGKQHGLTRERIRQIEKHALAELKRIADHAGFEAA, encoded by the coding sequence ATGGCCACCCGTGCCGTCGTTCGCGACAGGGCCGACCGGACTCGCGCGGCCCGCCCGACCAACCTTGAGGCCGACCGTGACCTGGTCGGTATGTATCTCGACGAGATCGCCAGGACGCCCCTGCTCGATGCCGCCGAGGAGGTCGAGCTCTCGCTGCGGATCGAGGCCGGTGTGTACGCCCAGCACCTGCTGGAGGAGGCGGAGCTCCCCAAGGGTGTGAAGCGTGAGGAGCTGGAGGCGATAGCCGAGGACGCCGAGCGCGCCAAGGACGTCTTCATCCGCTCCAACCTCCGGCTGGTCGTCGCCGTCGCGCGGCGTTACCCGCGCAGCGGCCTTCCCTTGCTCGACCTCATCCAGGAGGGCAACGCCGGCCTGGTGCGGGCGGTGGAGAAGTTCGACTACGCCAAGGGTTTCAAGTTCTCCACCTACGCCACCTGGTGGATCCGGCAGGCCATCACCCGGTCCATCGCCGACCAGTCGCGCACCATCCGGCTGCCCGTCCACCTGGTCGAGGAGCTGGGCCGGATCCGGCGTGTCCAGCGGGAGAAGTCCAAGGAGCTGGGCCGCGAGCCGGAGCCGGCCGAGATCGCGGCCGAGCTGGACACCACCGAGGCGCGGATCAAGGATGTCCTGGACTGGGCGCGTGACCCGGTGAGCCTCAACATGTCCGTCGACGACGAGGGCGAGACCCAGTTCGGCGACCTGGTCGAGGACACCGGGGCGACGTCCCCGGAGGACGCCGTGATGGTCATGCTCCGCCGCGAGGAGCTGGACGGTCTGATCGGGCGTCTGGACGACCGGACGGCCTCGATCATCCGGTCGCGCTACGGGATGGAGGACGGCCGTGAGCGGACGCTCACCGAGGTGGGCAAGCAGCACGGGCTGACGCGGGAGCGGATCCGCCAGATCGAGAAGCACGCGCTGGCCGAGCTGAAGCGGATCGCCGACCACGCGGGCTTCGAAGCCGCCTGA
- the mscL gene encoding large conductance mechanosensitive channel protein MscL, protein MKGFKEFLLRGNVVELAVAVVIGAAFTNIINAFVKGVINPIVGAFGAKDLGAYSSCLKGPCELSATGEVTSGVLILWGSVLSALLQFVITAAVVYFCLILPMTRLAARRRGITEVQAEAEQVLLLTEIRDALVTRQR, encoded by the coding sequence ATGAAAGGCTTCAAGGAATTCCTGCTGCGCGGAAATGTCGTCGAACTCGCCGTCGCCGTCGTCATCGGCGCGGCGTTCACCAACATCATCAACGCCTTCGTCAAGGGCGTGATCAACCCGATCGTCGGCGCCTTCGGGGCCAAGGACCTGGGTGCCTACAGTTCCTGCCTCAAGGGCCCCTGCGAGCTGAGCGCGACCGGCGAGGTCACGTCCGGGGTCCTCATCCTGTGGGGCTCGGTGCTGAGCGCCCTCCTGCAGTTCGTCATTACCGCGGCCGTCGTCTACTTCTGCCTGATCCTGCCGATGACCAGGCTCGCCGCCCGGCGCAGAGGCATCACCGAGGTCCAGGCGGAGGCCGAGCAGGTCCTGCTGCTGACCGAGATCCGCGACGCGCTGGTCACGCGGCAGCGCTGA